The Tistrella mobilis genome window below encodes:
- the sbnB gene encoding 2,3-diaminopropionate biosynthesis protein SbnB — protein MTDDRMLQPAPFTVIGAEAVRRALAARPGHLVALVRDTYLAHDAGLTVNPDSYFLRFPDRPGDRIIALPAAIGGDAPVSGIKWIASFPGNLARGIDRASAVLVLNDAQTGYPFACLESSIISAARTAASAVLGAELLHGPERRARQVAVIGAGPIARAITDMLFATGWHAGGLVVHDLDLARATAFADAIGLRRRIATRATADISSAIRHADLVIFATTAGRPHVMDAELFAHAPTVLHVSLRDLGPEVILSAWNLVDDVDHALKADTSLHLVEKARGDRGFVAGTVADAVHGRIAPDRSRPRIFSPFGMGILDLALGLDVWKAVTGQGGGIAVPDFFPRTATLGL, from the coding sequence ATGACCGATGATCGCATGCTTCAGCCGGCCCCCTTCACCGTCATCGGTGCCGAGGCCGTCCGCCGTGCCCTTGCCGCCCGCCCCGGCCATCTGGTCGCCCTGGTGCGGGACACATATCTCGCCCATGATGCCGGCCTGACCGTCAATCCCGACAGCTATTTCCTGCGCTTTCCCGACCGTCCCGGCGACAGGATCATCGCCCTGCCGGCCGCGATCGGCGGCGATGCGCCGGTTTCCGGCATCAAGTGGATCGCCAGCTTTCCGGGAAATCTCGCCCGCGGCATCGACCGCGCCTCGGCGGTGCTCGTCCTGAACGACGCCCAGACCGGCTACCCCTTCGCCTGCCTGGAAAGCTCGATCATCAGCGCCGCCCGCACCGCCGCCTCGGCCGTGCTCGGGGCCGAACTGCTCCACGGCCCGGAAAGGCGGGCGCGACAGGTGGCGGTGATCGGCGCCGGGCCGATCGCCCGGGCGATCACCGACATGCTTTTTGCCACCGGCTGGCATGCGGGCGGCCTGGTGGTCCATGATCTCGACCTCGCCCGCGCCACCGCCTTCGCCGATGCGATCGGGCTGCGCCGGCGGATTGCGACCCGGGCAACGGCGGATATCTCGTCGGCGATCCGTCACGCCGATCTGGTGATCTTCGCCACCACCGCCGGCCGGCCGCATGTGATGGACGCGGAGCTCTTCGCCCATGCGCCGACCGTGCTTCACGTCTCGCTGCGCGATCTGGGGCCGGAGGTGATCCTGTCGGCCTGGAATCTGGTCGACGATGTCGATCACGCCCTTAAGGCCGATACCTCGCTGCATCTGGTGGAAAAGGCGCGTGGCGATCGCGGCTTCGTTGCCGGGACCGTCGCCGATGCGGTGCATGGGCGCATCGCACCCGACCGCAGCCGGCCCAGGATCTTCTCGCCCTTCGGCATGGGCATTCTGGATCTGGCCCTCGGCCTCGATGTCTGGAAGGCGGTCACCGGCCAGGGCGGCGGGATCGCGGTGCCCGATTTCTTCCCGCGCACGGCGACCCTCGGTCTCTGA
- a CDS encoding GNAT family N-acetyltransferase: MTLIDLPVRDAMAGPEAAEATRAPSPMAAVGLPPPHAVAVCLHVGTERLNGRLALEADGGWCFMAAAGRLPDVVAGRLADPAAAVAVEPRVDRRAIRRRRLGPLRLVRTSVDADRGAIRLEAAIPAPVVDQLPCPTGPLPAMLDGRSLNRRRLPALVTAIGPYEAVAEVTGPAALLVPGTLMTLTVVRPWAAPFRLCSRIIGVESGGEAVRVLLRMADPTAIDRAAVLAACTAPGFGIQALWTHGLKPRGLMRHLRVVPAAGAADMVTARALRRDANQFYGRRPEARDPADWADRLDGSSLLFLAYLGDKPIATARLVVNGGDRSLSELQAQVPVPEQFWEGGFVEVSRLVVHPDFRGNRIRYDLFREVERLSLSMGVRFMLFDAIPRLVPMYQAVGGKPLPLTKKHPDSDETVRVMYVDMRSILGRVNRFSAVWLAGFGSTLGRHLAIEGRGPTDAILGPKRRSVGAAVIRTMGRLLARASG; this comes from the coding sequence ATGACGCTGATCGATCTGCCTGTCAGAGATGCAATGGCCGGGCCTGAAGCTGCGGAGGCGACGCGCGCGCCATCTCCGATGGCGGCGGTCGGGCTGCCGCCGCCGCACGCAGTCGCCGTCTGCCTGCATGTCGGGACGGAACGGCTGAACGGGCGGCTGGCGCTGGAGGCCGATGGCGGCTGGTGCTTCATGGCTGCGGCCGGGCGGTTGCCGGATGTGGTTGCCGGGCGGCTGGCCGATCCGGCGGCGGCGGTGGCGGTCGAGCCCCGGGTCGACCGGCGGGCGATCCGCCGCCGGCGGCTGGGGCCGCTCCGGCTTGTCCGTACCTCGGTGGATGCCGACCGGGGCGCCATCCGGCTGGAGGCCGCGATCCCGGCGCCGGTGGTGGATCAGCTGCCATGTCCGACCGGGCCGCTGCCGGCGATGCTGGACGGGCGGAGCCTGAACCGCCGGCGGCTGCCGGCTCTGGTCACGGCCATCGGCCCCTATGAAGCGGTGGCGGAGGTGACCGGCCCGGCGGCCCTGCTGGTGCCGGGCACGCTGATGACCCTGACCGTGGTACGCCCATGGGCCGCGCCTTTCCGGTTGTGCAGCCGGATCATCGGGGTGGAGAGCGGAGGGGAAGCGGTGCGCGTCCTGCTGCGCATGGCCGACCCGACCGCGATCGACCGGGCGGCGGTTCTGGCGGCCTGTACGGCGCCGGGATTCGGTATTCAGGCGCTCTGGACCCATGGGCTGAAGCCGCGCGGGCTGATGCGGCATCTGCGCGTGGTGCCGGCGGCGGGGGCGGCGGATATGGTGACGGCCCGCGCGCTCCGGCGCGATGCCAATCAGTTCTACGGGCGCCGGCCCGAGGCGCGCGACCCGGCCGACTGGGCCGACCGGCTGGACGGCTCGTCGCTCCTGTTTCTGGCCTATCTGGGCGACAAGCCGATCGCCACCGCCCGGCTGGTGGTCAATGGCGGTGACCGGTCGCTGAGCGAATTGCAGGCTCAGGTGCCGGTGCCCGAACAGTTCTGGGAGGGTGGTTTCGTCGAGGTCTCGCGGCTGGTCGTCCATCCGGATTTCCGCGGCAACCGCATCCGCTATGATCTGTTCCGCGAGGTGGAGCGGCTGAGCCTGTCGATGGGCGTGCGCTTCATGCTGTTCGATGCCATCCCCCGCCTTGTGCCGATGTATCAGGCGGTGGGCGGCAAGCCGCTGCCCCTGACCAAGAAACATCCCGACAGCGACGAGACCGTCCGGGTGATGTATGTCGACATGCGCTCGATCCTGGGCCGGGTGAACCGGTTCTCGGCGGTGTGGCTGGCGGGCTTCGGCAGCACGCTGGGCCGGCATCTGGCGATCGAGGGGCGGGGGCCGACCGATGCCATCCTGGGCCCGAAGCGGCGAAGCGTCGGGGCGGCGGTGATCCGCACCATGGGCCGGCTGCTGGCGCGTGCCAGCGGTTGA
- a CDS encoding GNAT family N-acetyltransferase, with product MTLIDLPVIGRAPETRRITGLPAQNPAGAAGLPPPHAVAVRLDIGPERIDGRLSGDPAAGWCFTAATGYLPERVVQRLADPAIAVAVMPEIDRRALRHLRVGPLRLAVASVDAGAGVIRLTAAICGPVADRLPRPAEPLPAMLDGRSLNRRRLPALVTAIGPYEAVAEITGPAALLIPGTMMTLTVTRPWAAPFRLRGRIVAAEMRGDDAGARIVLRMADPASVDRAAVLATCTAPGFGIHALWTYGLKPRGLMRHLRVVPVAGLADMATVYRLRRDANQFYGRRPDAHDPEAWADPLDACSILFLGLLGDKPIATARLVVNGSDRSRSELQALVPVPEEFWEGGFVEVSRLVVHPDFRGNRIRLDMFREVERLALGLGVRYLLFDAIPKLAPLYEAVGGRRLPLTKKHQDSDEIEQVMYVDMRAILGRVNRFSAVWLAGFGGTLGRHLAIAGRGPTDVILGPDRRSPAAAVIRGMGRLLAWPGG from the coding sequence ATGACCCTGATCGATCTGCCCGTCATCGGACGGGCACCGGAAACCAGACGCATCACCGGCCTGCCGGCCCAGAACCCGGCAGGTGCTGCCGGGTTGCCGCCGCCCCATGCCGTCGCGGTCCGTCTCGATATCGGCCCGGAGCGGATAGACGGACGGCTTTCGGGTGACCCCGCTGCCGGCTGGTGTTTTACGGCGGCCACCGGATACCTGCCCGAACGGGTGGTGCAGCGGCTTGCGGATCCGGCGATCGCCGTGGCGGTGATGCCCGAGATCGACCGCCGTGCGCTCCGCCACCTGCGGGTGGGTCCGCTCAGGCTGGCGGTTGCCTCGGTCGATGCGGGCGCGGGCGTGATCCGGCTGACGGCGGCGATCTGCGGGCCGGTGGCCGACCGGCTGCCGCGTCCGGCCGAACCGCTGCCGGCGATGCTGGACGGGCGCAGCCTGAACCGGCGGCGATTGCCGGCCCTGGTTACCGCCATCGGGCCGTATGAGGCGGTGGCCGAGATCACGGGGCCGGCCGCCCTGCTGATCCCGGGCACGATGATGACCCTGACCGTGACACGGCCCTGGGCGGCCCCCTTCCGACTGCGTGGCCGGATCGTTGCCGCAGAGATGCGAGGGGACGATGCCGGGGCACGGATCGTGCTGCGCATGGCCGATCCTGCCTCGGTGGACCGGGCGGCGGTGCTGGCCACCTGCACCGCGCCGGGTTTCGGCATCCATGCGCTCTGGACCTATGGGCTGAAGCCCCGTGGGCTGATGCGGCATCTGCGGGTGGTGCCGGTAGCGGGGCTGGCCGACATGGCGACCGTCTACAGGCTGCGGCGGGATGCCAACCAGTTCTATGGCCGCAGGCCCGATGCCCATGACCCGGAGGCCTGGGCCGATCCGCTCGATGCCTGCTCGATCCTGTTTCTGGGCCTGCTGGGCGACAAGCCGATCGCCACCGCCCGGCTGGTGGTCAATGGCAGCGACCGGTCCAGAAGCGAATTGCAGGCCCTGGTGCCGGTGCCGGAGGAATTCTGGGAGGGCGGCTTCGTCGAGGTGTCCCGGCTGGTGGTGCATCCGGATTTCCGCGGCAACCGCATCCGCCTCGACATGTTCCGGGAGGTGGAGCGGCTGGCCCTGGGGCTGGGGGTGCGCTATCTGCTGTTCGACGCCATCCCCAAGCTTGCCCCGCTTTACGAGGCGGTGGGCGGCCGCCGGCTGCCGCTGACCAAGAAGCATCAGGACAGCGACGAGATCGAGCAGGTCATGTATGTCGACATGCGCGCGATCCTGGGCCGGGTGAACCGGTTCTCGGCGGTGTGGCTGGCAGGCTTCGGCGGCACGCTGGGCCGGCATCTGGCGATTGCAGGGCGGGGGCCGACCGATGTGATCCTGGGGCCCGACCGGCGCAGCCCCGCCGCGGCGGTGATCCGCGGCATGGGCCGGCTTCTGGCGTGGCCGGGCGGCTGA
- the sbnA gene encoding 2,3-diaminopropionate biosynthesis protein SbnA: protein MHIEDLTALIQDDVFLPVRIDAGGGIDILLKIEGLNPAGSIKFKTAVAMIADMERSGRLKPGATVVESSSGNLGLALSIVCRALGYGFVCVSDPNISPATRDMIEATGGRMEPVTETDENGGYLGTRLRRIAALLDRHAGWVWTNQYGNPAAKWAHHRWTGPAVRRRVDRPDFLFVGVGTAGTAMGCAEYFRINAPQTRVIGVDSVGSVTFGQVPGRRYLPGLGASQQPPLFEAAMLDAQVIVPETETVTACWRFRRRHGFLIGASTGTVLAGIARHAAAGAIPPGATVVALSPDLGDRYAATLYDAAWIGSRYADLPPDIAEALAA from the coding sequence ATGCACATAGAAGACCTCACGGCCCTGATTCAGGATGACGTCTTCCTGCCGGTCCGCATCGATGCGGGTGGCGGTATCGATATCCTGCTCAAGATCGAAGGGCTGAACCCCGCAGGCTCGATCAAGTTCAAGACCGCGGTCGCGATGATCGCCGATATGGAACGGTCCGGCCGGCTGAAGCCCGGCGCCACGGTGGTCGAAAGCTCGTCAGGCAATCTGGGGCTGGCGCTCAGCATCGTCTGTCGGGCGCTCGGCTATGGTTTCGTCTGCGTCTCGGACCCCAACATCTCTCCCGCCACCCGCGACATGATCGAGGCCACCGGCGGCCGGATGGAACCGGTGACGGAGACTGACGAGAACGGCGGTTATCTCGGCACGCGGCTCAGGCGGATCGCCGCCCTGCTCGACCGCCATGCCGGCTGGGTGTGGACCAATCAATACGGCAATCCGGCCGCGAAATGGGCCCATCACCGCTGGACCGGCCCTGCCGTGCGCCGGCGGGTCGATCGGCCGGATTTCCTGTTCGTCGGTGTCGGAACCGCCGGTACGGCCATGGGCTGTGCGGAATATTTCCGCATCAACGCCCCCCAGACCCGGGTGATCGGCGTCGACAGTGTCGGCTCGGTGACCTTCGGCCAGGTCCCCGGCCGGCGCTATCTGCCAGGGCTCGGCGCCAGCCAGCAGCCGCCGCTTTTCGAGGCGGCGATGCTGGATGCACAGGTGATCGTACCCGAGACCGAAACCGTCACCGCCTGCTGGCGTTTCCGCCGCCGGCACGGCTTCCTGATCGGCGCCTCCACCGGCACCGTTCTGGCCGGCATCGCCCGCCATGCCGCCGCTGGCGCCATCCCGCCCGGAGCCACGGTCGTCGCCCTCTCGCCCGATCTGGGCGACCGCTATGCGGCCACGCTCTACGACGCCGCCTGGATCGGCAGCCGCTATGCCGATCTGCCCCCCGACATTGCCGAGGCCCTTGCCGCATGA